A section of the Pseudomonas flavescens genome encodes:
- a CDS encoding LysR family transcriptional regulator codes for MDNLSGIGVFVQVANTRSFTESGRLLGISSSAVGKSIARLEQRLGIRLLHRSTRSMTLTAEGQRFLERCRRVLCELEAAQLELSSAALGPSGRLRISMPRVGELVMPVLIDFMQRYPQIELDIDLSNRMVDVFEEGFDAVIRTGPMQDSRLTARQLGSFAQQLVASPDYLHSHGTPQQPADLLEHACLMYRFHASGKLDRWPLRGANAELEGALRQRVICNTLDSLLRVTRSGLGIACLPDFLIAEDIAAGRLRPVLADHMEHGGAFWMLWPNSKYALPKLRVFIDHMSTTLFSKP; via the coding sequence ATGGACAACCTCAGCGGTATCGGCGTGTTCGTACAGGTGGCCAACACCCGCAGCTTCACCGAAAGCGGCCGCCTGCTTGGCATCTCCTCTTCGGCAGTCGGCAAGAGCATCGCGCGACTGGAGCAGCGGCTGGGCATCCGCCTGCTGCACCGCAGCACCCGCAGCATGACGCTGACCGCCGAGGGTCAGCGCTTTCTCGAGCGCTGCCGGCGCGTGCTGTGCGAGCTGGAAGCCGCGCAACTGGAGCTCAGCAGCGCCGCCCTGGGGCCCAGCGGGCGCCTGCGCATCAGCATGCCGCGTGTGGGTGAACTGGTGATGCCGGTGCTGATCGACTTCATGCAGCGCTATCCGCAGATCGAACTGGATATCGACCTCTCCAACCGCATGGTGGACGTCTTCGAGGAAGGCTTCGATGCGGTGATCCGCACCGGCCCCATGCAGGACTCGCGGCTGACCGCCCGGCAGCTCGGCAGCTTTGCCCAGCAACTGGTGGCCAGCCCGGATTATCTGCACAGCCACGGCACGCCCCAGCAACCGGCGGACCTGCTCGAACATGCCTGCCTGATGTACCGCTTCCACGCCAGCGGCAAGCTTGATCGCTGGCCGCTGCGCGGCGCCAATGCGGAGTTGGAAGGTGCGCTCAGGCAGCGGGTGATCTGCAACACCCTCGACAGCCTGCTGCGGGTTACCCGCTCAGGCCTGGGAATCGCCTGCTTGCCGGACTTCCTGATCGCCGAAGACATTGCCGCTGGCCGCCTGCGGCCGGTGCTCGCCGATCACATGGAGCATGGTGGCGCGTTCTGGATGCTCTGGCCCAACAGCAAATATGCGCTGCCCAAGCTGCGTGTGTTCATCGATCATATGAGCACCACGCTATTCAGCAAGCCCTGA
- a CDS encoding MFS transporter, whose product MYTDEHLLPASQVANERERLPLNGLLVLAGAGFITILTEALPAGLLPQLSADLGVSQAMVGQMVTLYALGSLLAAIPLVMLTRSWRRRPLLLIAIGGFAVVNLVTALSSHYPLTLVVRFFAGVFAGLLWALVAGYAARMVAPHLQGRAIAVAMVGTPLALSLGIPAGTFLGNAIGWRYTFMLMSLLTLILLVWGRIILPDFAGQRSAGPLPIARVLRLPGVRPVLLAILIYVLAHNLFYTYIAAFLAPLGMRAEVDRVLLAFGLAALLGIWLTGMLIDRWLRLLSLSSAALLALACVMLAVSGSSALLVYTGVAAWGLAFGGVPTLFQTASIRAAGKDADIAQSMCVTAWNLGIAGGGLCGGLFLQSLGAAALPWGAAGLGLLAWLVIFMARVHGFARAG is encoded by the coding sequence ATGTACACAGACGAACATCTGCTGCCTGCAAGCCAGGTGGCCAACGAGCGCGAGCGTTTGCCGCTGAACGGCTTGCTGGTGCTGGCGGGCGCTGGCTTCATCACCATCCTTACCGAGGCATTGCCAGCAGGACTGTTACCGCAACTGAGCGCGGACCTGGGCGTCAGCCAGGCCATGGTCGGGCAGATGGTCACGCTCTACGCGCTCGGCTCACTGCTGGCGGCCATACCGCTGGTGATGCTGACGCGTAGCTGGCGGCGGCGACCGCTGTTGCTGATCGCCATCGGCGGGTTCGCCGTAGTCAATCTGGTCACTGCGCTGTCCAGCCATTACCCCCTGACCCTGGTGGTGCGGTTTTTCGCCGGGGTGTTCGCTGGTCTGCTGTGGGCGCTGGTCGCCGGGTACGCGGCGCGTATGGTGGCGCCTCATCTTCAGGGGCGGGCCATCGCGGTGGCCATGGTCGGCACGCCGCTGGCGCTATCGCTCGGCATACCGGCAGGCACCTTTCTCGGCAATGCGATCGGCTGGCGCTACACCTTCATGCTGATGAGCTTGCTGACCCTGATTCTGCTGGTCTGGGGGCGCATCATCCTGCCGGACTTTGCCGGGCAGCGCAGTGCCGGTCCGCTGCCGATTGCGCGGGTATTGCGCCTGCCCGGCGTCCGTCCGGTACTGCTCGCCATCCTCATCTACGTGCTGGCTCACAACCTGTTCTACACCTATATCGCCGCATTCCTGGCTCCCCTCGGCATGCGCGCGGAAGTCGATCGGGTGCTGCTGGCGTTCGGTCTGGCAGCGCTGCTGGGCATCTGGCTGACCGGCATGCTGATCGACCGCTGGTTGCGCTTGCTGAGCCTGTCGAGTGCGGCCTTGCTGGCGCTGGCTTGCGTGATGCTGGCGGTCAGCGGTTCATCTGCGTTGCTGGTGTATACCGGTGTGGCCGCCTGGGGGCTGGCATTCGGCGGTGTACCCACGCTGTTTCAGACCGCCTCGATTCGCGCAGCGGGCAAGGACGCCGATATCGCGCAATCGATGTGCGTGACCGCCTGGAACCTCGGCATTGCCGGGGGCGGCTTATGCGGTGGCTTGTTCCTGCAGAGCCTGGGCGCCGCAGCACTGCCATGGGGCGCCGCGGGTCTGGGATTGCTGGCATGGCTGGTCATCTTCATGGCCCGAGTGCACGGCTTCGCTCGCGCCGGTTAG
- a CDS encoding O-acetyl-ADP-ribose deacetylase, with translation MPATLTALQGDITRLDVDAIVNAANSSLLGGGGVDGAIHRAAGSELLHECRLLGGCKTGEAKLTRGYRLPARFIIHTVGPVWRSGSQGEAQLLASCYRNALRLAAQQRLSSIAFPSISTGIYGYPIEQAARIAVTTLRTELASHPDIAQVVFCCFSAGDLAVYERALAEPNA, from the coding sequence ATGCCCGCCACCCTCACCGCTCTGCAGGGCGACATCACCAGACTGGACGTGGATGCCATCGTCAACGCGGCCAACTCCTCGCTGCTCGGGGGCGGTGGCGTCGATGGGGCGATCCATCGCGCCGCTGGCAGCGAGCTGCTGCACGAGTGTCGGCTACTCGGTGGCTGCAAGACCGGTGAAGCCAAACTGACCAGGGGTTACCGCCTGCCCGCCCGCTTCATCATCCACACGGTCGGCCCGGTCTGGCGCTCCGGCAGTCAGGGCGAGGCGCAGTTGCTCGCGTCCTGCTACCGCAATGCCCTGCGCCTGGCCGCGCAGCAGCGACTGAGCAGCATCGCGTTCCCCAGCATCAGTACCGGCATATACGGCTACCCGATCGAGCAGGCGGCGCGGATCGCCGTCACCACGCTGCGGACCGAACTGGCCAGCCATCCAGATATCGCTCAGGTGGTGTTCTGCTGCTTTTCGGCCGGTGATCTGGCGGTGTATGAGCGGGCTCTTGCAGAGCCGAACGCCTGA
- a CDS encoding PQQ-binding-like beta-propeller repeat protein produces MTTLTPQQQWQAAVLDYARQVNRYVEQGLSQGWDGLKEPQLAATEHLLPALLEALQAANETNADDASHANFRTDWPPAHLPLVPLLDAQAQAISALALLDDGSLLARVGSAYERGRLVHIHGNQWHDVIGIDFFGRCPARRYFAFARASGISVHDGWAGPQVAQFAWPTGLEGLPEGAGLEALEHPPTPTALIPFPDGQRVLLVSSDGIFVLASEATTRLLPRPADICDDLHKGTPADDIVLGLSMEHGAVSADGRWIAVGEQCGSHLVFDSALQQVAEVGPAGEYPHFALFNRRSDRLILNACHFYNGATLSVAVADLPGMQTDFYSDDERTPVVQDGARVYAGVSRGDTFIVGDAYGYLRAFDEQGNERWQHFIGSTICAMDLSDDGNTLAVSSYAGFVCLIDLDAGRPAWQIGTGEHQERQRWLFWKGQSKPLLW; encoded by the coding sequence ATGACGACGCTAACTCCCCAACAGCAATGGCAAGCCGCCGTGCTCGACTATGCCCGACAGGTCAATCGCTATGTCGAACAGGGTCTCAGCCAAGGCTGGGACGGCCTGAAGGAACCGCAACTGGCAGCGACCGAGCACCTGCTGCCGGCCCTGCTGGAGGCGTTGCAGGCCGCCAACGAGACGAATGCGGATGACGCCAGCCACGCCAACTTCCGTACCGACTGGCCACCGGCCCATCTGCCACTGGTGCCCCTGCTGGATGCCCAGGCCCAGGCGATAAGCGCCCTCGCCCTGCTCGACGACGGCAGCCTTCTGGCCCGCGTCGGCAGCGCCTACGAGCGTGGACGCCTGGTGCATATTCACGGCAACCAGTGGCACGACGTGATCGGCATCGACTTTTTCGGACGCTGCCCGGCACGCCGTTATTTCGCCTTTGCCAGGGCATCGGGCATCAGCGTGCACGATGGCTGGGCCGGCCCGCAGGTCGCCCAGTTCGCCTGGCCCACGGGGCTGGAAGGCTTGCCTGAGGGTGCCGGACTCGAGGCGCTGGAACACCCTCCAACGCCGACCGCGCTGATTCCCTTTCCGGATGGTCAGCGTGTGCTGCTGGTCAGTTCGGATGGCATCTTCGTGCTCGCCAGTGAGGCAACCACGCGCCTGCTGCCGCGCCCGGCGGATATCTGCGACGACCTGCACAAAGGCACCCCCGCCGACGACATCGTTCTGGGGCTGTCCATGGAGCACGGCGCCGTATCAGCGGATGGCCGCTGGATCGCGGTGGGCGAGCAATGTGGCAGTCATCTGGTGTTCGACAGCGCCCTGCAGCAGGTCGCCGAAGTAGGCCCGGCAGGCGAGTATCCGCATTTCGCCCTGTTCAATCGCCGCAGTGACCGCCTGATACTCAATGCCTGCCATTTCTACAACGGCGCGACCCTGAGCGTCGCCGTGGCGGACCTGCCCGGCATGCAGACCGACTTCTACAGCGACGATGAACGCACCCCGGTCGTGCAGGACGGTGCGCGGGTGTACGCCGGTGTCTCCCGTGGCGATACCTTCATCGTCGGAGATGCCTACGGCTATCTGCGGGCCTTCGACGAACAGGGCAACGAGCGCTGGCAGCATTTCATCGGCTCGACCATCTGTGCCATGGATCTGTCGGACGACGGCAATACCCTGGCCGTGTCCAGCTATGCCGGTTTCGTCTGCCTGATCGATCTGGACGCCGGTCGCCCGGCCTGGCAGATCGGTACCGGCGAGCATCAGGAACGGCAGCGCTGGCTGTTCTGGAAAGGCCAGAGCAAACCGCTGCTCTGGTGA
- a CDS encoding L,D-transpeptidase family protein encodes MKAVLLLCLLLCGGTVLATPKADAVRVDKSARTLQLIAEGKPFATFDVVFGANPDGHKQQEGDERTPEGRYTLDYKKADSGYYKAIHVSYPNAADVANARSRGVDPGGLIMIHGQRNGWGWWSWLTQRFDWTNGCIAVDDASMETIWQAVEPGTPIEILP; translated from the coding sequence ATGAAAGCTGTTCTGCTTCTCTGTCTGCTGCTGTGCGGCGGCACCGTTCTCGCTACGCCCAAGGCCGATGCCGTGCGCGTCGACAAGAGCGCACGCACCCTGCAACTGATCGCCGAGGGCAAGCCTTTCGCGACGTTCGATGTGGTATTCGGCGCCAATCCCGATGGCCACAAACAGCAGGAAGGCGATGAGCGCACCCCGGAAGGACGCTATACCCTGGATTACAAGAAAGCCGATTCGGGTTACTACAAGGCCATTCACGTGTCCTACCCAAACGCTGCGGACGTAGCCAACGCCCGCTCCCGGGGAGTGGACCCAGGTGGCCTGATCATGATCCACGGCCAACGCAACGGCTGGGGCTGGTGGTCATGGCTGACCCAGCGCTTCGACTGGACCAATGGCTGCATCGCCGTTGACGATGCCTCGATGGAAACCATCTGGCAGGCCGTCGAGCCCGGCACACCGATTGAAATTCTGCCCTGA
- a CDS encoding GntR family transcriptional regulator: MAAKTVTSKQAEVQRIVDVLFKAIAQHRLPPGTRLIEAQIVETLQANRNHVQVALQRLALQRVVTIEPNRGAMVAQPSAKEAREVFAARRAIERAIVESITPAIMHKQRQRVATHMSNERKATSATDRRAIVRELSEFHLMLGEISGNSVLSEILANLMVRSSLIVALYQRNDVPSCASDEHQQIITALENGEHERAAAVMLDHLGELEDQLDLDDQAEPEVNLRQALAGL; encoded by the coding sequence ATGGCTGCGAAGACCGTAACCAGCAAGCAAGCCGAAGTGCAGCGCATCGTCGATGTCCTGTTCAAGGCCATCGCCCAGCATCGCTTACCGCCCGGGACGCGCCTGATCGAAGCGCAGATCGTCGAGACCCTGCAGGCCAACCGCAATCATGTTCAGGTGGCGCTGCAGCGCCTGGCCTTGCAGCGCGTCGTCACCATCGAGCCGAACCGCGGCGCGATGGTCGCTCAACCCAGCGCCAAGGAAGCCCGCGAAGTCTTCGCTGCACGGCGCGCCATCGAGCGCGCCATCGTCGAAAGCATCACGCCGGCGATCATGCACAAGCAGCGTCAGCGGGTGGCCACGCACATGAGCAATGAGCGCAAGGCCACCAGCGCTACCGACCGCCGCGCCATCGTTCGCGAGCTGAGCGAGTTTCACCTGATGCTCGGCGAGATCAGCGGCAATTCGGTGCTCAGCGAGATCCTCGCCAATCTGATGGTGCGCAGTTCGCTGATCGTCGCGCTCTACCAGCGCAATGACGTACCGTCCTGCGCATCGGACGAGCATCAGCAAATCATCACCGCCCTGGAGAACGGCGAGCATGAGCGGGCAGCTGCGGTGATGCTCGATCACCTGGGCGAGCTCGAAGACCAGCTGGATCTGGACGATCAGGCCGAGCCCGAGGTCAATCTGCGTCAGGCCCTCGCAGGGCTGTAA
- a CDS encoding ABC transporter ATP-binding protein, translated as MTHALSLAPALDKPQVPGAAPRADTHVTIRGLSKAFAGQPLYTDLDLDLPRGKIVSTFGPNGCGKSTLMNMIAGLMPMDKGEILFDGKTLAQTKIGYVFQNYRDALFPWMSARANIAYPLVRQGMSKADVNARVDELTRMFDIRFDLNRYPYELSGGQQQTVCIMRALAPRPEVMFLDEPFSALDFEMTLFIRDKLQEVQLATGVTMLIVSHDLEDAVFLADEILLLTRRPTQIAEIVPFDLPRPRGAEIMSHPEFVRVKAHTLEVFRREMAL; from the coding sequence ATGACGCACGCTCTTTCCCTCGCCCCAGCCCTCGACAAGCCACAGGTACCCGGTGCGGCACCGCGTGCCGACACCCATGTCACCATTCGCGGCCTGAGCAAAGCCTTTGCCGGCCAGCCGTTGTATACAGATCTGGATCTCGATCTGCCGCGCGGCAAGATCGTCTCGACCTTCGGGCCCAACGGCTGCGGCAAGTCGACACTGATGAACATGATCGCCGGGCTGATGCCGATGGATAAAGGCGAGATTCTGTTCGATGGCAAGACGCTCGCCCAGACCAAGATCGGCTACGTGTTCCAGAACTACCGCGATGCGCTCTTTCCGTGGATGAGTGCCCGCGCCAACATCGCCTACCCCTTGGTGCGTCAGGGCATGAGCAAGGCCGATGTGAACGCACGTGTCGATGAGCTGACGCGGATGTTCGATATCCGCTTCGATCTGAATCGTTATCCGTACGAGCTTTCAGGTGGCCAGCAACAGACCGTGTGCATCATGCGGGCGCTGGCGCCGCGCCCGGAAGTGATGTTCCTCGACGAGCCGTTTTCCGCGCTGGACTTCGAGATGACCTTGTTCATCCGCGACAAATTGCAGGAGGTGCAGTTGGCGACCGGGGTCACCATGCTGATCGTTTCTCACGACCTGGAAGACGCGGTATTTCTGGCCGATGAGATCCTGCTGCTGACCCGGCGCCCCACCCAGATTGCCGAAATCGTCCCATTCGATCTGCCCCGACCACGGGGCGCGGAGATCATGAGCCATCCGGAGTTCGTGCGGGTCAAGGCTCATACGCTGGAGGTGTTCAGGCGGGAAATGGCGCTCTGA
- a CDS encoding ABC transporter permease, producing the protein MTSHWSSRLLPLIGPLLLFLLWQLAVSAQWLNPVLLPSPLETLGFMFQSFAEPSMRTDIASTLYRTLAAFAFAAAVGVPLGVILGSSEKVYRSLEFLIDFFRSTPSSALIPLFMLIFGISDANKIAIAAFAAVLVILFNSAYGVMNAKKTRLMAAKVMGISRWHIFKDILLMESLAQTFVGLRTGVSIALVIVIVAEMFIGSENGLGHRIIDAQQVFNIKDMYASILITGALGYLLNLAFLLIEKKTVHWSSQA; encoded by the coding sequence ATGACGTCACACTGGTCTTCTCGCCTGCTGCCGCTGATCGGCCCACTGCTGCTGTTTCTGTTGTGGCAGCTTGCCGTCAGTGCTCAATGGCTGAATCCGGTTCTGCTACCCTCGCCGCTCGAGACCCTGGGCTTCATGTTCCAGTCGTTCGCCGAGCCATCCATGCGTACCGACATCGCCTCGACGCTGTACCGAACCCTGGCCGCGTTCGCTTTCGCGGCTGCGGTGGGGGTGCCGTTGGGAGTCATTCTGGGCAGTAGCGAAAAGGTCTACCGCAGCCTGGAATTTTTGATCGACTTCTTCCGCTCGACGCCCTCCTCGGCGCTGATCCCGTTGTTCATGTTGATTTTCGGCATCAGCGATGCGAACAAGATCGCTATCGCCGCATTCGCCGCCGTGCTGGTGATTCTGTTCAACAGCGCCTACGGCGTGATGAACGCCAAGAAAACCCGGCTGATGGCCGCCAAGGTAATGGGCATTTCGCGCTGGCACATCTTCAAGGACATCCTGCTGATGGAAAGCCTCGCGCAAACCTTCGTCGGCTTGCGTACCGGGGTGTCCATCGCCCTGGTGATCGTGATCGTCGCGGAAATGTTCATCGGCTCGGAAAACGGCCTGGGGCACCGGATCATCGATGCGCAACAGGTATTCAACATCAAAGACATGTACGCCTCGATCCTGATCACCGGCGCCCTCGGCTATCTGCTGAACCTGGCGTTCCTGCTGATCGAGAAAAAAACCGTCCACTGGAGTAGCCAGGCATGA
- a CDS encoding ABC transporter substrate-binding protein, producing MKDVKPENLPLNLDRRQLMKWLAVTGSAMTLGSLLPAGAFAADDEEIRIGYWPIVGGLPLYVALEQGFFKEAGLNVKGVKFSSPQQIVEGMITGRIHGCANGTATGALGLGAITMPGLFKIICSNPSNHRLVLDEFLVPLNSTAQSISDLQGKKIACGPGIQNVTMAKIILEKNGFSDPSVIELPVGQHAPALAAGQIDGVYTLEPTGTVGRMKNLSRTLETGVISKYVLGNADAPWFGGAAALNSSFIESKPQQTKAFIAAYQKAVAFIASQPEQARKNIVGYTSIESDLVNEVPLPGFVMYSDLKGDNLQWFQKFYDVFTERKIFSKPIDVAALIYQG from the coding sequence ATGAAAGACGTCAAACCTGAAAACCTTCCGCTCAATCTGGATCGTCGCCAATTGATGAAGTGGCTGGCCGTGACGGGGAGCGCCATGACGCTCGGCAGCCTGCTTCCCGCAGGCGCGTTTGCCGCCGATGACGAGGAAATCCGTATCGGCTATTGGCCCATCGTTGGCGGCCTGCCGCTGTATGTCGCCCTGGAGCAAGGTTTTTTCAAGGAAGCAGGGCTGAACGTCAAAGGCGTCAAGTTCTCCAGCCCTCAGCAAATCGTCGAGGGCATGATAACTGGCCGGATCCACGGCTGTGCGAACGGCACCGCGACCGGCGCCCTCGGTCTGGGGGCGATCACCATGCCGGGGCTGTTCAAGATCATCTGCTCCAACCCGTCGAACCATCGACTGGTTCTGGATGAGTTTCTGGTTCCGCTCAATAGCACTGCGCAGAGCATCAGCGATCTGCAAGGCAAGAAAATCGCCTGCGGTCCGGGCATCCAGAACGTCACCATGGCGAAGATCATTCTGGAAAAGAACGGCTTCAGCGATCCCTCGGTCATCGAACTGCCAGTCGGCCAGCACGCGCCAGCCCTGGCGGCCGGCCAGATCGACGGGGTCTATACCCTGGAGCCGACCGGCACCGTGGGGCGCATGAAGAACCTGTCGCGCACGCTGGAAACCGGCGTCATCTCCAAATACGTGCTCGGTAATGCCGACGCCCCCTGGTTCGGTGGCGCAGCCGCGCTGAACAGCAGCTTCATCGAGAGCAAGCCGCAACAGACCAAAGCCTTCATCGCCGCCTACCAGAAGGCCGTGGCGTTCATCGCCTCGCAGCCGGAGCAGGCACGCAAGAACATCGTCGGCTACACCAGCATCGAATCGGATCTGGTGAACGAGGTACCGCTGCCCGGCTTCGTCATGTATTCCGACCTGAAAGGCGACAACTTGCAGTGGTTCCAGAAGTTCTATGACGTGTTCACAGAGCGGAAAATCTTCAGCAAACCAATCGACGTGGCTGCGCTGATCTATCAGGGTTGA
- a CDS encoding amidohydrolase family protein has protein sequence MTALTIINARLGDGTQALQTLYVKDGRFVSAPSATAETLDLNGKLLLPGLVETHIHLDKACIMQRCQLSEGTLAEAIAQTRSAKADFTEADVYQRGAQVLDKAIAQGTTHMRTHVEIDPQIGLIGFNAVRRLQADYAWAISLEICVFPQEGLLNNPGTEGLLCEALAQGAEVLGGCPYTDADPGAQIRRLFELAVEFDRDLDFHLDFDLNPEGMTIGEVIRCTHQHGWAGRVTIGHVTKLSALPRDTLLAVAESLAEAGVQVTCLPSTDLFLTGREHFHNRPRGLAPLQHLHACGVTCSLSTNNIGNPFTPYGDASLVRQANLFANVAQLATEAELLRCLSWVSSESARLLRLPDYGLTPGCRADFIVFDAPSPAAVVAEISPPLMGYKAGRKTFERAQPRLLRP, from the coding sequence ATGACTGCGCTGACCATCATCAACGCCCGCCTCGGCGATGGCACCCAGGCGCTGCAGACCCTGTACGTGAAGGATGGCCGCTTCGTCAGTGCGCCCAGTGCCACCGCCGAGACCCTAGACCTGAATGGCAAGCTGCTACTCCCCGGCCTGGTGGAGACCCATATCCACCTGGACAAGGCCTGCATCATGCAGCGCTGCCAACTCAGCGAAGGCACCCTGGCCGAGGCCATCGCCCAGACCCGCTCGGCCAAGGCCGATTTCACCGAGGCGGACGTCTACCAGCGCGGCGCCCAGGTGCTCGACAAGGCCATCGCCCAAGGCACCACGCACATGCGCACCCACGTCGAGATCGACCCGCAGATCGGCCTGATCGGCTTCAACGCGGTGCGCCGCCTGCAGGCGGATTACGCCTGGGCCATCAGCCTGGAAATCTGCGTGTTCCCCCAGGAAGGCCTGCTCAACAACCCCGGTACCGAAGGCCTGCTGTGCGAGGCGCTGGCCCAGGGCGCCGAGGTGCTTGGCGGTTGCCCCTACACCGATGCCGACCCTGGCGCGCAGATTCGCCGGCTGTTCGAACTGGCGGTGGAGTTCGACCGTGACCTGGACTTCCATCTGGACTTCGACCTGAACCCCGAAGGCATGACCATCGGCGAGGTGATCCGCTGCACTCACCAGCACGGCTGGGCTGGCCGGGTGACCATCGGCCATGTGACCAAGCTGTCGGCATTGCCCAGGGACACTCTGCTGGCGGTTGCCGAATCCCTGGCCGAGGCCGGTGTGCAGGTCACCTGCCTGCCGAGTACCGACCTGTTCCTCACCGGCCGCGAGCACTTTCACAACCGGCCCCGGGGCCTGGCGCCCCTGCAGCACCTGCACGCCTGTGGCGTGACCTGCTCGCTATCGACCAACAACATCGGCAACCCTTTCACCCCCTACGGAGACGCGTCGCTGGTGCGTCAGGCCAACCTGTTCGCCAACGTCGCCCAACTGGCTACCGAGGCCGAGTTGCTGCGTTGCCTGAGCTGGGTGTCGAGTGAGTCGGCACGCCTGTTGCGCCTTCCCGACTATGGCCTGACGCCGGGCTGCCGCGCCGACTTCATCGTCTTCGATGCGCCCTCACCGGCCGCAGTGGTGGCCGAGATCAGCCCGCCGCTGATGGGCTACAAGGCCGGCCGCAAGACCTTCGAACGCGCACAACCACGCCTGCTCAGGCCGTGA